From Eriocheir sinensis breed Jianghai 21 chromosome 37, ASM2467909v1, whole genome shotgun sequence, one genomic window encodes:
- the LOC127008256 gene encoding syntenin-1-like isoform X2 gives MSLYPSLEDMKVDQMGRAQVQMMNEVMRANQQAMTASAPPSHDQYGAPPYPLHPPQAPKGLEHLYPTLDDYMGLEFTQEVIAANMPEYLPVAQRPPSAVAVPGGSSVMPLGVVAPISGSSPGLQRAQVTNAIREVTLCKDSDGKVGMRVKAINKGVFVCLVKKNSPAAMAGLRFGDQVLQVNGVTVAGFSMEKVHDHLKKSPANGIKLAVRDRPFERTVTLHKDSSGHIGFQFRDGEITALVKDSSAARNGLLTEHNLLEVNGQNVVGVKDKEITALINECGQVVTVTVMPAFVYKHMMKHMASSLVKFMDHSVPDL, from the exons ATGAGTCTTTACCCATCACTCGAGGATATGAAGGTGGACCAAATGGGCAGA GCCCAGGTCCAAATGATGAATGAGGTGATGAGGGCCAACCAGCAGGCCATGACCGCCtctgcccccccctcccatgaCCAGTATGGAGCACCGccctaccccctccaccccccacaggCCCctaag GGCCTGGAGCACCTGTACCCCACGCTGGATGACTACATGGGACTGGAGTTCACGCAGGAGGTCATCGCTGCCAACATGCCCGAGTACCTCCCAGTGGCACAGCGACCCCCT AGTGCCGTGGCAGTGCCGGGGGGATCCTCTGTCATGCCGTTGGGGGTGGTTGCGCCCATCTCCGGCTCCTCACCAGGCCTTCAGCGCGCTCAGGTCACCAACGCCATCAGGGAG GTGACGCTGTGCAAGGACAGTGACGGCAAGGTGGGCATGAGGGTCAAGGCCATCAACAAGGGCGTGTTCGTGTGTCTGGTGAAGAAGAACTCGCCGGCAGCCATGGCGG gcCTGCGGTTCGGTGACCAGGTGTTGCAGGTCAATGGGGTCACAGTGGCCGGCTTCTCCATGGAAAAGGTGCACGACCACCTCAAGAAGTCCCCGGCCAATGGGATAAAGCTGGCCGTGCGCGACAG gcCCTTCGAGCGGACCGTCACCCTGCACAAGGACAGCTCAGGACACATCGGCTTCCAGTTCCGCGACGGTGAAATCACGGCGCTCGTCAAGGACTCCTCAGCTGCTCGCAACGGCCTGCTCACCGAACACAACTTGCTGGAG GTGAATGGACAGAACGTGGTGGGCGTGAAGGACAAGGAGATCACGGCGCTGATCAACGAGTGTGGACAGGTGGTCACCGTCACCGTCATGCCGGCCTTTGTCTACAAGCACATGATGAAGCATATGGCCTCCTCCCTCGTCAAGTTCATGGACCACTCCGTACCAGACCTGTAA
- the LOC127008256 gene encoding syntenin-1-like isoform X1 produces the protein MISKMSLYPSLEDMKVDQMGRAQVQMMNEVMRANQQAMTASAPPSHDQYGAPPYPLHPPQAPKGLEHLYPTLDDYMGLEFTQEVIAANMPEYLPVAQRPPSAVAVPGGSSVMPLGVVAPISGSSPGLQRAQVTNAIREVTLCKDSDGKVGMRVKAINKGVFVCLVKKNSPAAMAGLRFGDQVLQVNGVTVAGFSMEKVHDHLKKSPANGIKLAVRDRPFERTVTLHKDSSGHIGFQFRDGEITALVKDSSAARNGLLTEHNLLEVNGQNVVGVKDKEITALINECGQVVTVTVMPAFVYKHMMKHMASSLVKFMDHSVPDL, from the exons ATG ATCAGCAAAATGAGTCTTTACCCATCACTCGAGGATATGAAGGTGGACCAAATGGGCAGA GCCCAGGTCCAAATGATGAATGAGGTGATGAGGGCCAACCAGCAGGCCATGACCGCCtctgcccccccctcccatgaCCAGTATGGAGCACCGccctaccccctccaccccccacaggCCCctaag GGCCTGGAGCACCTGTACCCCACGCTGGATGACTACATGGGACTGGAGTTCACGCAGGAGGTCATCGCTGCCAACATGCCCGAGTACCTCCCAGTGGCACAGCGACCCCCT AGTGCCGTGGCAGTGCCGGGGGGATCCTCTGTCATGCCGTTGGGGGTGGTTGCGCCCATCTCCGGCTCCTCACCAGGCCTTCAGCGCGCTCAGGTCACCAACGCCATCAGGGAG GTGACGCTGTGCAAGGACAGTGACGGCAAGGTGGGCATGAGGGTCAAGGCCATCAACAAGGGCGTGTTCGTGTGTCTGGTGAAGAAGAACTCGCCGGCAGCCATGGCGG gcCTGCGGTTCGGTGACCAGGTGTTGCAGGTCAATGGGGTCACAGTGGCCGGCTTCTCCATGGAAAAGGTGCACGACCACCTCAAGAAGTCCCCGGCCAATGGGATAAAGCTGGCCGTGCGCGACAG gcCCTTCGAGCGGACCGTCACCCTGCACAAGGACAGCTCAGGACACATCGGCTTCCAGTTCCGCGACGGTGAAATCACGGCGCTCGTCAAGGACTCCTCAGCTGCTCGCAACGGCCTGCTCACCGAACACAACTTGCTGGAG GTGAATGGACAGAACGTGGTGGGCGTGAAGGACAAGGAGATCACGGCGCTGATCAACGAGTGTGGACAGGTGGTCACCGTCACCGTCATGCCGGCCTTTGTCTACAAGCACATGATGAAGCATATGGCCTCCTCCCTCGTCAAGTTCATGGACCACTCCGTACCAGACCTGTAA